A window of the Salvelinus fontinalis isolate EN_2023a chromosome 26, ASM2944872v1, whole genome shotgun sequence genome harbors these coding sequences:
- the LOC129824223 gene encoding nectin-4-like — translation MKLPVWDQSQWEAAWLVLWGFVCVRGGFVEPPPSFALRSMAEDETRLPCQFQVQENEQVVQVSWIKELPDGTKEHIITAHRTEGHTEFGRYSGRVRFESSRSMVNSALLILTTEESDEGKYICHISTFPYGNFERKLSLTVWTFPISSLDPVVLEEGQSFHVAASCRSVARPPPRLTWDTDLPGQAQNRSSEGGVVSTHFSLHPLRSMNGMRLDCLVWHPALEQPRRISNRLVVQFPPDASVTGFDGNWYMGLKEAELRCESGGNPKPKNFTWTRDGKALPDGLTVDGARLLFGRALRLNDTGVYECVVNNGVGTRKVKCNITVTETSRSVQEVIFDTLVMIIIAVAAGVLVIVMIIVIILVNRYHRRKNSTLEMELSKRMLEINTLSRQASSRRLNSVSTDPRGQNEDCTQLRLDSRMKKSLMSLEDHPIYKGSQSTLGGKWGTVREDDLDYIGRPVLYQSSWRECRESMRGAEMEGEREERRRRVESYLKSSNMSLDSGLPSSLVPMKPQDHDGSVGPTDIPPMLSDLGGQREGMTEVEDWSDRQDVLEVDEADCDNNSYQISEALSNHFHYSNGFLRPKPHSNAILLHPRGQNI, via the exons ATGAAGTTACCTGTCTGGGACCAGAGCCAGTGGGAGGCAGCCTGGTTGGTGTTATGGGGATTTG tgtgtgtgaggggtgggTTTGTGGAGCCTCCTCCATCCTTTGCCCTGCGGTCCATGGCGGAGGATGAGACACGGCTGCCCTGTCAGTTCCAGGTTCAGGAGAACGAGCAGGTAGTTCAGGTCAGCTGGATCAAGGAGCTACCTGATGGCACCAAGGAACATATCATCACCGCCCACCGCACAGAGGGACACACAG AGTTTGGGCGGTACTCTGGGAGAGTGAGGTTTGAGAGCAGTCGCTCCATGGTGAACTCTGCTCTGCTCATCCTGACCACGGAGGAGTCTGATGAGGGGAAATACATCTGTCACATCAGCACATTCCCCTATGGGAACTTTGAGAGGAAGCTGTCACTCACTGTGTGGA ccttccccatctcctctctggACCCGGTGGTTCTGGAGGAGGGCCAGTCCTTCCATGTGGCTGCCTCCTGCCGCTCCGTGGCTCGCCCTCCACCCCGCCTGACCTGGGACACGGACCTTCCTGGCCAGGCCCAGAACCGCAGCTCCGAGGGCGGGGTCGTGTCCACCCACTTCTCCCTGCACCCCCTGAGGAGCATGAATGGCATGCGGTTGGACTGCCTGGTCTGGCACCCTGCTCTGGAACAACCCCGCAGGATCAGCAACCGCCTGGTGGTGCAAT TTCCCCCAGATGCATCTGTCACCGGCTTTGATGGCAACTGGTACATGGGACTGAAGGAAGCTGAACTCCGTTGTGAGTCTGGAGGAAACCCCAAACCAAAAAACTTCACCTGGACCAG GGATGGTAAGGCTCTGCCAGATGGCCTGACTGTGGATGGAGCAAGGCTTCTGTTTGGCCGAGCCCTGAGACTGAATGACACTGGAGTTTATGAATGTGTGGTGAACAACGGCGTTGGGACAAggaaagtaaaatgtaacatcacAGTTACGG AGACATCTCGGAGTGTGCAGGAAGTGATCTTTGACACTCTAGTGATGATCATTATAGCTGTGGCTGCTGGGGTGTTGGTCATCGTCATGATCATCGTCATCATTTTAGTCAACCGATACCACAGACGCAAAAACAGCACATTAGAGATGGAGCTTAGTAAAAGGAT GTTAGAAATCAACACTCTCTCCAGACAGGCCTCCTCCAGGAGACTTAACTCTGTCAGCACAGACCCCAGAGGACAG AATGAAGACTGTACACAACTCAGACTAGACAGTAGAATGAAAAAAAGCCTAATGTCCCTTGAG GACCATCCCATCTACAAAGGCAGTCAATCCACCCTCGGTGGGAAGTGGGGGACGGTTCGAGAGGATGATTTGGACTACATAGGCCGCCCCGTCCTGTACCAATCTAGCTGGCGCGAGTGCAGAGAGAGTATGAGGGGggctgagatggagggagaaagggaagagCGCAGACGAAGGGTGGAGTCGTACCTAAAGAGCAGCAATATGTCCCTG GACTCTGGCCTTCCTTCCTCCCTTGTCCCCATGAAGCCCCAGGATCATGATGGCAGTGTGGGGCCCACAGACATCCCCCCAATGCTCAGCGACCTAGGTGGCCAGAGGGAAGGCATGACGGAAGTGGAAGACTGGAGCGACAGACAGGACGTGCTGGAGGTTGACGAGGCTGACTGTGACAACAATTCATACCAGATCTCAGAGGCACTCTCCAACCACTTCCACTACAGTAACGGGTTCCTGCGGCCCAAACCACACTCCAACGCCATCCTCCTACACCCCAGAGGACAGaacatatag
- the LOC129824232 gene encoding zinc finger protein 473 homolog, producing the protein MLFQENITNCVTFQTKLTSVMDVLAKAAVAEISKMFDDGFTVLRLEMCRRENEIEALKRKLLFMENERQRTTSKAREAYSTCSLSSSRTEQGSKGSDKDAGERTSFEQTARDKVFTPKDDQLDPNRPPPPKESVEGLNEQYRSGHKDEKGSGLELVVKTEQEEEYDVISLHTSGSEHGTERSDHQETEFAMDDRESHLWASVSEINCDSEGPDCSYGTEQYTQDLNTDIQLIQSAVQGLDSDPSSEMGYINRLMKEEMRAQSVWNDRSRTSTDLVQAQPGQHREQTMYQERREDGTTTRLPSDKQTRANESGAYSNVWLNNVFSFAPNGFNSAKVAPQGTPAGEKRFVCTFCGKSFDWVSHLEMHQRIHTGEKPYNCVTCGRCFAQQSNLRTHQRVHRGLRAKQTVY; encoded by the exons ATGTTGTTCCAGGAGAATATAACCAATTGTGTTACCTTTCAGACCAAATTAACCTCGGTTATGGATGTGTTAGCCAAAGCTGCGGTGGCAGAAATAAGTAAAATGTTCGATGATGGTTTTACTGTTTTACGCTTGGAAATGTGTCGAAGAGAAAATGAAATCGAAGCGTTAAAAAGAAAATTATTGTTTATGGAGAACGAACGGCAAAGGACGACGTCCAAAGCGCGAGAAGCATATTCCACATGCTCTTTGTCTtccagcagaacagagcagg GGTCCAAGGGGTCTGATAAGGATGCTGGTGAAAGGACTTCATTTGAGCAGACCGCGAGAGACAAAGTGTTCACACCTAAAGATGACCAACTGGATCCAAATAGACCACCGCCACCTAAAGAATCAGTAGAGGGTCTTAATGAACAGTACAGGTCTGGCCACAAAGATGAGAAGGGTAGTGGACTAGAATTAGTGGTGAAGACCGAGCAAGAGGAGGAGTATGACGTTATTTCACTACATACATCAGGAAGTGAACATGGTACAGAGAGATCAGATCATCAGGAAACGGAGTTTGCCATGGATGACCGAGAGAGTCATCTGTGGGCGTCTGTATCAGAGATCAACTGTGACTCTGAGGGTCCAGATTGCTCATATGGTACGGAACAATATACACAGGATCTCAATACAGACATACAGCTTATTCAAAGTGCAGTGCAGGGTCTGGATAGCGATCCATCATCAGAGATGGGGTACATAAACAGACTAATGAAAGAAGAGATGCGAGCACAGTCTGTTTGGAATGACCGAAGTAGGACCTCTACAGATTTGGTTCAGGCACAACCAGGTCAGCACAGAGAGCAAACTATGTAccaagagagaagggaggatggAACTACTACCAGACTGCCATCAGACAAACAAACGCGAGCCAATGAGAGTGGAGCATATTCCAACGTTTGGCTAAACAATGTATTCTCGTTTGCCCCAAATGGTTTCAACTCAGCAAAAGTAGCCCCACAGGGAACCCCAGCAGGAGAGAAGCGGTTTGTTTGCACCTTTTGCGGAAAGAGCTTTGACTGGGTCAGCCACTTGGAGATGCATCAACGgattcatacaggagagaaaccgtacaACTGTGTGACGTGTGGGAGGTGTTTTGCTCAGCAGAGTAATCTCCGCACACACCAGCGAGTACACAGGGGTCTCAGAGCAAAGCAAACAGTCTACTGA
- the LOC129824224 gene encoding vang-like protein 2, producing MDNESQYSGYSYKSSHSRSSRKHRDRRDRHRSKSRDGSSRGDKSVTIQAPGESLLDAESTRGDDRDDNWGETTTVVTGTSEHSVSNEDLTRVSKELEESSPLECKRFLGPVLGGCLGLFALVTPLAFLVLPQLLWREALEPCGTPCEGLYVSLAFKLLVLLISSWALFLRPPRATLPRFFVFRCLLMVLVFLFVASYWLFYGVRVLEPRERDYRGIVEYAASLVDALLFIQYLALVLLEVRHLQPAFCLKVVRATDGASRFYNVGHLSIQRAAVWVLDQYYRDFPVYNPALLNLPKSILSKKMSGFKVYSLDENSTNNSTSQSRAMIAAAARRRDNSHNEYYYEEAEMDRRCRKRKARLVVAVEEAFTHIKRLHDDDPAGSSHKHPREVMDPREAAQAIFAPMARAMQKYLRTTRQQPYHSMESILTHLQFCITHNMTPKAFLERYVSPGPTMQYQRENGRGRQWTLVSEEPVTSALRQGLVFSLRRLDFSLVVTVHPLPFLRIGEEFIDPKSHKFVMRLQSETSV from the exons ATGGACAACGAGTCACAGTACTCGGGCTACTCCTACAAGTCGTCCCACTCCCGCAGTTCCCGCAAGCACAG GGATCGGCGGGACAGACATCGCTCCAAGAGCAGAGACGGCAGCAGCCGTGGGGACAAGTCTGTCACCATCCAGGCCCCTGGGGAGTCACTATTAGATGCAGAGTCGACCCGTGGCGATGACCGG GATGACAACTGGGGCGAGACCACCACTGTGGTCACAGGCACATCAGAACACAGCGTGTCCAACGAAGACCTGACACGTGTCTCCAAGGAGCTGGAGGAATCGTCCCCCCTGGAATGCAAGCGCTTCCTGGGGCCCGTGCTGGGTGGCTGCCTGGGCCTGTTTGCTCTGGTCACCCCCCTGGCCTTCCTGGTCCTCCCCCAGCTGCTGTGGCGTGAGGCCCTGGAGCCCTGCGGCACGCCCTGCGAGGGTCTCTACGTCTCCCTGGCCTTCAAGCTCCTGGtgctcctcatctcctcctgggCGCTGTTCCTGCGCCCGCCACGCGCCACCCTGCCCCGCTTCTTTGTCTTCCGCTGCCTGCTCATGGTGCTGGTGTTCCTGTTCGTGGCGTCCTACTGGCTGTTCTACGGCGTGCGCGTGCTGGAGCCACGGGAGAGGGACTACAGAGGCATCGTGGAGTATGCTGCATCGCTGGTGGACGCGCTGCTGTTCATCCAGTACCTGGCCCTGGTGCTGCTGGAGGTCAGACACCTGCAGCCTGCCTTCTGCCTCAAGGTGGTGCGCGCCACAGACGGGGCTAGTCGCTTCTACAACGTCGGACACCTCAG TATCCAGAGGGCAGCAGTGTGGGTGCTGGATCAGTACTACAGGGACTTCCCAGTCTACAACCCTGCCCTGCTCAACCTGCCCAAGTCCATCCTCTCCAAGAAGATGTCTGGATTCAAAGTCTACTCACTGGACG AGAACAGCACCAATAACTCCACCAGTCAGTCCCGGGCCATGATCGCTGCTGCGGCCCGCAGGAGAGACAACTCCCACAACGAGTACTACTACGAGGAGGCCGAGATGGACCGCAGGTGCCGCAAGCGCAAGGCCAG GTTGGTAGTGGCGGTGGAAGAGGCCTTCACCCACATCAAGCGTCTCCATGATGATGACCCCGCAGGCTCGTCCCACAAACACCCCCGTGAGGTGATGGACCCCCGGGAGGCGGCTCAGGCCATCTTCGCCCCCATGGCGCGGGCCATGCAGAAGTACCTGAGGACCACGCGCCAGCAGCCCTACCACAGCATGGAGAGCATCCTCACACACCTGCAGTTCTGTATCACCCACAACATGACCCCCAAG GCATTCCTGGAGCGTTATGTGAGCCCAGGCCCTACCATGCAGTACCAGCGTGAGAATGGCAGGGGGCGCCAGTGGACTCTAGTGAGCGAGGAGCCGGTAACCTCTGCCCTGCGTCAGGGTCTGGTCTTCTCCCTGCGCCGCCTCGACTTCTCCCTTGTCGTCACGGTGCATCCCCTCCCCTTCCTGCGTATCGGTGAGGAGTTTATCGACCCCAAGAGCCACAAGTTTGTGATGAGGCTGCAGTCGGAGACCTCtgtgtga